In Anaerobacillus isosaccharinicus, one genomic interval encodes:
- a CDS encoding DEAD/DEAH box helicase, with protein sequence MKIILDHMLRLVNPHTEIAEWIKKHSTFLNPQYFQAQKLGYSTHGIPFEIKLYREDDNGLTLPRGISLELALLVKKTGFPFLLEDNRLLKSQIDYGSKVQLRNYQAAAVEKLLKYKQGGISAPCGAGKTVILLEAIAQTQQPALWITHTKELAYQAIERAEQVLTIDRSDIGIIGDGKKSLGKKLTVALVQTLGKVDISKIKDNFGCVVIDEAHRMAARSFYEVINEFPALYRFWVSATPERSDGLTKIVTGVGGMIVHEIAQSQVPTIIPKLKLVTTDFSKHEDNYSKLITEIVQDANRNELICETILRELEKDDYVLVLSDRLEHLQILRTYLKAIKRNLRVALLHGKLKKKEREYIMLQVKNKEVDVLFATQLAREGLDLPHLNKLFLVCPKKASGAIQQEVGRIMRPYEGKGKAVVYDFVDVKNGMLEYQAQKRIKTYEKIGINGYEII encoded by the coding sequence ATGAAAATTATATTAGATCATATGCTACGATTAGTTAATCCTCATACGGAGATTGCAGAATGGATAAAAAAACATTCAACATTTCTAAATCCTCAATACTTTCAAGCTCAAAAATTAGGGTATTCCACTCATGGGATACCCTTTGAAATAAAGTTGTATCGTGAGGATGATAATGGATTAACTTTACCAAGAGGTATTTCGTTAGAATTAGCTTTACTAGTAAAAAAAACTGGATTTCCTTTTCTGTTAGAAGATAATCGCTTATTAAAGAGCCAAATAGATTATGGCTCTAAAGTACAATTAAGAAATTATCAAGCAGCAGCAGTAGAAAAATTACTAAAGTATAAACAAGGTGGAATATCTGCGCCATGTGGTGCTGGAAAAACTGTTATATTACTTGAAGCGATAGCTCAAACACAACAACCAGCCTTATGGATTACTCATACAAAAGAATTAGCCTATCAAGCAATAGAAAGAGCTGAACAAGTGTTGACTATAGACCGAAGTGATATTGGCATAATCGGTGATGGCAAAAAGAGTTTAGGTAAAAAATTAACGGTAGCTCTTGTTCAAACTCTTGGGAAAGTAGATATAAGCAAGATCAAAGATAATTTCGGTTGTGTTGTAATTGATGAAGCTCATCGGATGGCAGCACGTTCATTTTATGAAGTGATTAACGAATTTCCGGCCTTATATCGTTTTTGGGTATCAGCTACACCAGAAAGATCAGATGGATTAACAAAAATTGTTACTGGTGTTGGCGGAATGATCGTACATGAGATTGCACAATCACAAGTACCAACAATTATACCGAAACTTAAATTAGTCACAACTGATTTTTCTAAGCATGAGGATAATTACAGTAAATTAATTACAGAAATCGTTCAAGATGCCAATAGAAATGAATTAATTTGTGAGACTATTCTACGTGAATTGGAGAAAGATGATTACGTCTTAGTACTATCAGACCGCCTAGAACATTTACAGATCCTAAGAACCTATTTAAAAGCAATTAAACGTAATCTGAGGGTTGCTCTATTACATGGGAAGTTAAAGAAAAAGGAAAGAGAATACATTATGTTACAAGTGAAAAATAAAGAAGTTGATGTATTATTCGCTACACAATTAGCTAGAGAAGGACTAGACTTACCACATTTAAACAAATTATTTCTAGTATGTCCTAAAAAGGCTAGTGGAGCTATACAACAAGAGGTTGGTCGGATTATGCGCCCATATGAAGGAAAGGGGAAAGCAGTTGTCTATGACTTTGTAGATGTGAAGAATGGCATGTTGGAATACCAGGCTCAAAAACGTATTAAGACATATGAAAAAATTGGCATAAATGGTTATGAAATTATTTAG
- a CDS encoding recombinase family protein, with protein MLVGYARISTQDQNLDLQKDALLQIGCEKIFTDVASGGKTSRTGLEDALQFLRKEDTLVVWKLDRLGRSLKHLIDLVNDLNERGIHFKSLQESIDTSTSGGKLVFHVFGALAEFEREIIKERTKAGLSAAKARGRLGGRPKIMDEKKVAMAKKLREDPNHSIDDICQILGVSRATFYRYLKAEENTNAI; from the coding sequence ATGTTAGTTGGTTATGCTCGTATTTCAACTCAAGATCAAAATCTTGATTTACAGAAAGATGCATTGTTACAAATTGGATGTGAAAAGATATTTACTGATGTTGCTAGTGGTGGGAAAACGTCTAGAACAGGTTTGGAAGATGCTCTTCAGTTTTTACGAAAAGAAGATACGCTTGTTGTCTGGAAATTGGATAGATTAGGACGTTCTCTAAAGCATTTAATTGATTTAGTAAATGATTTAAATGAACGAGGGATTCATTTTAAAAGTTTACAAGAGAGTATTGATACTTCTACTAGTGGTGGGAAACTTGTATTTCATGTGTTTGGCGCATTAGCAGAGTTTGAACGTGAAATAATCAAAGAACGAACTAAAGCTGGCTTATCTGCTGCAAAAGCAAGAGGTCGTTTAGGCGGTCGCCCCAAAATAATGGATGAAAAGAAAGTTGCAATGGCGAAAAAATTAAGAGAAGATCCGAACCATTCAATTGATGATATATGTCAAATCCTCGGTGTATCAAGGGCCACCTTTTATCGATACTTAAAAGCTGAGGAGAATACAAATGCCATCTAG